GCAATGGAGTCGTTTTTAAAGGATTTTGAAAAAGGTAAGGCAGAAGGTCGATATATAGCTGGTAGTCTTCCCCATCTACCTTTTTACGGTAAAGAATTTGGCATAGCGTTATGTTCGCATTTGCTCTTTCTATATAGCAAACAGCTATCAGAGGAATTCCATTTTGCTTCAATAAGAGAACTTTGCCGGGTGGCTCAAGAAGTAAGGATATTCCCCCTGTTAGAACTTGGGGCGAAAAAATCGAGACATATAAATCCGGTGGTCGCCAGGTTAAAGAAGGAACATTATCACTTTGAAATCAGAAAAGTTCCGTATGAATTTCAGAAAGACGGCAACGAAATGATAATCATAAAATCACCCAATCGGATAGCCGGGGGTTTTTCTCCCCCAGCCTCCAGGTGAGTAGCCCAAAGGAACTTCCCCTTCAGGCTCTCTCAGAACCGGACGTGA
Above is a genomic segment from Desulfobulbaceae bacterium containing:
- a CDS encoding SAM-dependent methyltransferase, with amino-acid sequence MSFTLSEVVPWGRSYDEYVSMFSLSQADLKQKILGCGDGPANFNSTLSSKGGLIVSVDPVYFFTSEEIRKRITETYELVLEQTRKNREEFIWENISSIEELGRIRMSAMESFLKDFEKGKAEGRYIAGSLPHLPFYGKEFGIALCSHLLFLYSKQLSEEFHFASIRELCRVAQEVRIFPLLELGAKKSRHINPVVARLKKEHYHFEIRKVPYEFQKDGNEMIIIKSPNRIAGGFSPPASR